Proteins encoded together in one Thermococcus gammatolerans EJ3 window:
- a CDS encoding asparaginase, giving the protein MRILIIGTGGTIASSKTERGYKATLSVDEILEIAGIRGDGVKIDTKDVLNIDSTLIQPEDWITIGKAVFESLNDYDGIVITHGTDTLAYTSSALSFMLRNVPIPIVLTGSMLPITEPNSDAPRNLKTALTFAMKGFSGIYVAFMDKIMLGTRVSKVHSLGLNAFQSINYPDIAYIKGEEVVIRHRPELPTGEPSFDPRIDPNVAYLRLTPGLSPEVFLAVAEKVHGIVLEGYGAGGIPYRGRNLLEAVSRVAREKPVVMTTQALYGGVDLRRYEVGRRALEAGVIPAGDMTKEATLVKLMYALGRTNGLEEVRRIMEKNLAGELSSAF; this is encoded by the coding sequence GTGAGGATTCTAATAATAGGCACCGGGGGGACGATAGCGAGCTCAAAGACGGAGAGAGGTTACAAAGCCACGCTGAGCGTTGATGAAATCCTTGAAATCGCTGGAATAAGGGGTGATGGAGTTAAAATAGACACGAAGGACGTTCTAAACATCGACAGCACGCTCATCCAGCCAGAGGACTGGATAACGATAGGAAAAGCTGTTTTTGAGAGCCTGAACGACTACGATGGAATCGTCATAACTCACGGAACGGACACGCTCGCTTACACCTCCTCGGCCCTGAGCTTCATGCTGAGGAACGTTCCGATTCCGATAGTCCTGACGGGCTCGATGCTCCCCATAACGGAACCAAACAGTGACGCGCCGAGGAACCTGAAAACTGCTCTAACCTTCGCGATGAAGGGCTTTTCCGGGATATACGTCGCCTTCATGGACAAGATAATGCTCGGGACGCGCGTTTCAAAGGTGCACTCCCTCGGCCTCAACGCCTTCCAGAGCATAAACTATCCTGATATTGCCTACATCAAGGGCGAGGAGGTCGTTATACGGCACAGGCCCGAGCTTCCTACTGGAGAGCCGTCCTTTGACCCGAGGATAGACCCGAACGTTGCCTACCTTCGCCTGACGCCAGGCCTTTCGCCGGAGGTCTTTCTCGCGGTTGCTGAAAAGGTTCACGGGATAGTGCTCGAAGGTTACGGGGCCGGAGGAATCCCCTACCGCGGGCGGAACCTCCTCGAGGCCGTCTCGAGGGTCGCCCGTGAAAAGCCCGTTGTCATGACGACGCAGGCCCTCTACGGCGGTGTTGACTTGAGGCGCTACGAGGTGGGAAGAAGGGCCCTCGAGGCCGGTGTTATTCCAGCTGGAGACATGACGAAGGAGGCGACGCTCGTCAAGCTTATGTACGCCCTCGGCAGAACTAACGGTCTTGAAGAAGTAAGAAGGATAATGGAGAAAAACCTCGCCGGGGAGCTCAGCTCAGCTTTTTGA
- a CDS encoding GTP cyclohydrolase IV — protein sequence MTIETQEETPRIKEPLRRVGITNLRSVAKINWKGRIYTFLPLFEITIDLPAEKKGIHMSRLVESVTEAMSEAVEEEVKEAHTSLEELGRAIIRRLEGKHPHRRAEVWIRTHLIIPRETPASGKVSYEPYDVEVGVIKENKSLEKVLRVKVIGNTVCPHAMANNEGKTHIQRAVAELEVRTAFEENVALEDMIEVVESSFSSPTYTLLKTVDENAVVRRMFENPKFVEDVAREIFSKARERFKGKIHVRVISNESIHKHDVIAETWS from the coding sequence ATGACGATCGAAACCCAGGAGGAAACCCCGAGGATTAAAGAACCCCTGCGGCGCGTTGGAATAACTAACCTCAGGAGCGTCGCGAAGATAAACTGGAAAGGACGGATCTACACGTTCCTCCCCCTGTTTGAGATAACCATAGACCTCCCCGCCGAGAAGAAAGGCATACACATGAGCAGGCTTGTGGAGAGCGTAACCGAAGCCATGAGCGAGGCCGTTGAGGAGGAGGTCAAGGAAGCCCACACATCGCTGGAGGAGCTGGGGAGGGCAATAATAAGGCGCCTTGAGGGAAAGCATCCCCATCGAAGAGCTGAGGTGTGGATACGGACACATCTCATCATCCCCCGTGAGACCCCTGCGAGCGGAAAAGTGAGCTACGAGCCCTACGACGTCGAGGTCGGCGTCATAAAAGAGAACAAAAGCCTTGAGAAAGTCCTCAGGGTCAAGGTCATCGGAAACACGGTTTGCCCCCACGCGATGGCGAACAACGAGGGAAAAACGCACATCCAGAGGGCCGTTGCGGAGCTCGAGGTTAGAACTGCCTTTGAGGAGAACGTGGCTCTGGAGGACATGATAGAGGTCGTTGAGAGCTCCTTCAGCTCACCGACGTACACCCTCCTGAAGACCGTTGACGAGAACGCGGTGGTCAGGAGGATGTTCGAGAATCCGAAGTTCGTCGAGGACGTTGCGAGGGAGATATTCTCAAAGGCGAGGGAGCGGTTCAAGGGGAAAATACACGTGAGGGTCATAAGCAACGAGAGCATTCACAAGCACGACGTAATAGCCGAGACGTGGAGCTAA
- a CDS encoding Era-like GTP-binding protein, whose translation MIKVAIIGAENVGKSTLMNALLGGKVSEVEDLPGTTKGIIRKRFGKLKIPKGMKNPFGGADEFVLIDTAGLFDPRLELRGKVLSEERFRELMEEIVSADIIIHMVDATVGLHRGMEKLHHMLKMRYEKPIIVVINKIDLVSRERVEELRKIIKKRLEQEPLALSLVTYEGFNELLERIAHMAMYAGRH comes from the coding sequence TTGATAAAGGTTGCGATAATCGGTGCCGAAAACGTTGGAAAATCGACCCTTATGAACGCCCTTCTCGGCGGAAAGGTCAGCGAAGTGGAAGATCTGCCGGGAACGACCAAGGGGATAATCCGGAAACGCTTTGGAAAGCTGAAGATACCCAAGGGAATGAAGAACCCGTTCGGTGGGGCTGACGAGTTCGTGCTCATAGACACAGCGGGGTTATTCGATCCCCGCCTCGAACTGCGCGGGAAGGTTCTCAGCGAGGAGCGCTTTAGGGAGCTCATGGAGGAAATAGTCTCAGCGGACATAATAATCCACATGGTTGACGCGACGGTTGGCCTTCACAGGGGGATGGAGAAACTCCACCACATGCTTAAGATGCGCTATGAGAAGCCTATAATCGTGGTGATCAACAAGATCGATCTAGTTTCGCGCGAGAGAGTCGAGGAGCTAAGAAAAATCATAAAGAAGAGGCTGGAGCAGGAGCCACTTGCTCTTTCGCTCGTCACCTACGAGGGCTTCAACGAGCTCCTAGAGAGGATCGCCCACATGGCCATGTACGCCGGGAGGCATTAG
- a CDS encoding MogA/MoaB family molybdenum cofactor biosynthesis protein, with protein MGVEEHRRSAPKKFKFAVITVSDTASRGEKEDKSGKFLVDELQKNGHECVLYRIVPDEKIAIIGAIVEAFEAGADVVVTSGGTGITSRDITIESVRPLFDKELTGFGEIFRLMSYEEIGTAAVMTRATAGVIRSSGRAMAVFCLPGSLGAAKTGIGIILKEAGHVLKHGRE; from the coding sequence ATGGGCGTTGAAGAGCACCGGAGGAGTGCACCAAAGAAGTTTAAGTTCGCGGTCATAACAGTCAGCGACACCGCGAGCAGGGGAGAAAAAGAAGACAAAAGCGGGAAGTTCCTCGTCGATGAACTTCAGAAGAACGGCCATGAGTGTGTTCTCTACCGGATCGTTCCGGACGAGAAGATTGCGATAATCGGCGCCATTGTTGAGGCCTTTGAGGCAGGGGCGGATGTTGTCGTTACCTCTGGGGGAACGGGAATAACTAGCAGGGACATCACCATCGAAAGCGTCAGACCCCTCTTCGATAAGGAGCTCACGGGTTTCGGTGAGATCTTCCGGCTGATGAGTTACGAGGAGATAGGAACGGCTGCGGTGATGACGAGGGCAACCGCTGGAGTAATCCGGAGCTCCGGAAGGGCCATGGCAGTTTTCTGCCTGCCGGGTAGCCTCGGTGCGGCCAAAACTGGGATTGGAATCATTCTGAAGGAGGCAGGCCACGTTCTCAAGCACGGGAGGGAGTGA
- the wtpB gene encoding tungstate ABC transporter permease WtpB: MRRDYTLYFFASLGSFLIAYIALPLVVIFAKQLSDLGMLVRTLHDPYVTEALRNSLLTATATALIALLFGVPLGYVLARKDFLGKSLVQALIDVPIVIPHSVVGIMLLVTFSSAILDSYTGIIAAMLFVSAPFTINASRDGFLAVDEKLEAVARTLGASRLRVFFSVSLPIALPSVASGAIMTWARAISEVGAILIVAYYPKTAQVLILEYFNNYGLRASRPIAVLMVTISLTIFVLLRWIVGRKANAQG; the protein is encoded by the coding sequence ATGAGGCGCGACTACACCCTCTACTTTTTCGCATCGCTGGGGAGCTTTCTCATCGCCTACATAGCCCTGCCTTTAGTGGTTATCTTCGCCAAACAGCTCTCGGACCTGGGGATGCTCGTTAGGACGCTCCACGACCCCTACGTAACCGAGGCCCTCAGAAATTCCCTCCTGACGGCGACCGCGACGGCATTAATCGCGCTCCTCTTCGGCGTCCCCCTCGGCTACGTTCTGGCGAGAAAGGACTTCCTTGGAAAGAGCCTCGTTCAGGCTCTCATTGACGTCCCCATAGTAATCCCCCACTCGGTCGTGGGCATAATGCTCCTCGTCACCTTTTCGAGCGCGATACTCGACAGCTACACTGGCATAATCGCGGCGATGCTCTTCGTTTCAGCACCATTCACGATAAACGCCTCGCGCGATGGCTTTTTGGCGGTTGATGAGAAACTCGAGGCAGTCGCGAGAACCCTCGGCGCTTCCCGCCTAAGAGTCTTCTTCTCGGTCTCCCTGCCGATAGCCCTTCCAAGCGTGGCGAGTGGGGCGATAATGACGTGGGCGAGGGCAATAAGTGAGGTTGGAGCCATACTCATCGTCGCCTACTACCCCAAGACGGCGCAGGTGTTAATCCTGGAATACTTCAACAACTACGGGCTGAGGGCCTCGAGGCCGATAGCCGTCCTCATGGTGACCATAAGCCTCACGATATTCGTCCTGCTCCGCTGGATTGTCGGGAGGAAGGCCAATGCTCAGGGCTGA
- a CDS encoding DUF4129 domain-containing protein, translating into MALRLKAMILFASLVVIMALLLGPSVRAGVTAVNLDLLYLFWAIVSFSLLGYALSSIRVRGIWKRKKRSKYAVISGLLWIIAIGVAMYSLLYPTEPEWSSGNETGVPKNGPFETMRGGLTVFYKAISPYLYVVPYVLLLAIPVILYLRRRKPREVLLPEVRFDPELRYEDITGSPSEKIIRMYRNVVAGLVLKGYPYRRSWTHWEHEEKLREIFPDLEDLDTLTRLFEKAKYAERIGQKDLELAAKSYERLMEFLK; encoded by the coding sequence ATGGCCCTCAGACTTAAAGCAATGATCCTCTTTGCATCGCTTGTCGTGATAATGGCCCTCCTGCTCGGCCCCTCCGTGAGGGCCGGCGTCACTGCGGTGAACCTTGACCTTCTGTATCTCTTCTGGGCGATAGTATCTTTCTCGCTCCTCGGCTACGCTCTCTCCTCAATCCGGGTTAGGGGCATCTGGAAACGAAAAAAGAGGAGCAAGTACGCCGTAATCTCGGGCCTGCTCTGGATAATAGCCATAGGCGTCGCAATGTACTCACTCCTCTATCCAACGGAGCCGGAATGGAGCTCCGGAAACGAGACCGGAGTTCCGAAGAACGGACCCTTCGAAACGATGCGGGGAGGTCTTACCGTCTTCTACAAAGCGATTTCCCCGTATCTGTACGTGGTTCCATACGTTCTCCTACTGGCCATCCCGGTCATTCTGTACCTACGGCGAAGGAAGCCCAGAGAAGTTCTTTTACCAGAGGTACGGTTCGACCCGGAGCTCAGATACGAGGACATAACCGGATCGCCCAGCGAGAAGATCATCAGGATGTACAGGAACGTCGTCGCGGGCCTCGTACTCAAGGGCTATCCCTACCGGAGGAGCTGGACCCACTGGGAGCACGAGGAGAAGCTTCGGGAGATATTTCCTGACCTAGAGGATCTGGATACCCTGACGAGGCTCTTCGAGAAAGCCAAGTACGCCGAGAGGATAGGACAGAAGGATCTAGAGCTGGCGGCCAAAAGCTACGAAAGACTGATGGAGTTCCTCAAGTAG
- the wtpA gene encoding tungstate ABC transporter substrate-binding protein WtpA — MILTLLLSVVAAGCINGSNEKEETLIIFHAGSLSVPFKQLEDEFAKYAEENLGVKVKFQDEASGSVKAVRKVTDLGKKADIVAVADYTLIPQLMVPNYTDFYVLFATNEIVIAFTEKSRYADEINPDNWYEILARPGVTFGFSDPNQDPCGYRSLMVMKLADYYYGKPIFEALVEKNTNIHYNGSLIVAPKEIQVKNDKVVIRPKETDLTGLVESGSLDYFFIYKSVAEQHGLKYIELPEEINLKDFKMADYYGKVSIHIGSTGKVIKAKPIVYGVTVPKNAPHRELAMEFLKFLLSEKGRDVFKANHQDFIWPPIAFGNVPEEIKDEVKVEG, encoded by the coding sequence ATGATCCTCACCCTTCTGCTGTCCGTCGTGGCGGCTGGCTGTATAAACGGCTCGAATGAAAAAGAAGAGACGCTGATAATCTTCCACGCGGGCTCGCTGAGCGTTCCGTTCAAACAGCTGGAAGATGAGTTTGCGAAGTACGCCGAGGAGAACCTCGGAGTTAAGGTTAAGTTCCAGGACGAGGCGAGCGGGAGCGTCAAGGCCGTTAGAAAGGTTACCGACCTCGGGAAGAAGGCCGATATAGTTGCCGTCGCAGACTACACCCTCATCCCTCAGCTTATGGTGCCGAACTACACGGACTTCTACGTCCTCTTCGCGACCAACGAGATAGTCATAGCCTTCACCGAGAAGAGCAGGTACGCGGACGAGATTAACCCCGACAACTGGTACGAAATCCTCGCGAGGCCAGGCGTCACTTTCGGCTTCTCCGACCCCAACCAGGACCCCTGTGGCTACCGCTCGCTCATGGTCATGAAGCTCGCGGATTACTACTACGGCAAGCCCATCTTCGAGGCCCTCGTCGAGAAGAACACCAACATCCACTACAACGGCTCCCTAATCGTTGCCCCGAAGGAAATCCAGGTGAAGAACGACAAGGTCGTCATAAGGCCGAAGGAGACCGATTTGACGGGCCTCGTCGAGAGCGGAAGCCTCGACTACTTCTTCATCTACAAGAGCGTTGCGGAGCAGCACGGCCTGAAGTACATCGAGCTTCCCGAGGAGATAAACCTCAAGGACTTCAAGATGGCCGACTACTACGGAAAGGTGAGCATCCACATCGGCTCAACGGGCAAGGTAATCAAGGCCAAGCCCATCGTCTACGGCGTCACCGTCCCGAAGAACGCCCCCCACAGGGAGCTCGCAATGGAGTTCCTTAAGTTCCTCCTGAGCGAGAAGGGCAGGGACGTCTTCAAGGCCAACCACCAGGACTTCATCTGGCCGCCGATAGCGTTCGGCAACGTCCCCGAGGAGATAAAGGACGAGGTGAAGGTCGAGGGGTGA
- a CDS encoding molybdopterin molybdotransferase MoeA — protein sequence MKEFKRLTPYREALELLLNDLDEISEVEEVPLDEALGRVLAEDVVSPIDSPPFDRSAVDGYALRAEDTFQAREYSPVELRVIDEITAGGVSDATVEPGTAVKLMTGAKLPEGANAVLMQEMAEREGDLIKVLRPVAPGQNVAFAGEDVKSGEVILKKGQVLRPQDLALLKSVGFKKVKVKRKPRVGIIITGDELIEEFDEEALKAGKILESNSIMLRGLVKRYFGEPVFYGILPDDEDLIKEVVDRAKRESDLVLVTGGSAFGDRDFAHRFVSLLFHGTTIKPGRPIGYGERAFIMSGYPAAVFAQFHLYVKHALAKLVGARNYEIRLRATLTDRVSSQLGRYEFVKVWYENGRAKPIKKRGSGLISSLVQSNGYVVIPENSEGYLEGEEVEVILY from the coding sequence ATGAAGGAGTTCAAAAGACTCACCCCGTACAGAGAGGCTTTAGAGCTCTTGCTCAACGATCTGGACGAAATATCAGAGGTGGAAGAAGTTCCTCTGGATGAGGCCCTTGGCAGGGTCCTCGCGGAGGACGTTGTTTCTCCCATAGACAGCCCTCCCTTTGATCGTTCGGCGGTGGATGGGTACGCGTTAAGGGCAGAGGACACCTTCCAGGCGAGGGAGTACAGCCCGGTCGAGCTGAGAGTCATCGACGAAATAACCGCGGGTGGGGTCAGCGATGCAACGGTTGAACCGGGAACGGCAGTGAAGCTCATGACAGGGGCGAAGCTTCCAGAAGGCGCGAACGCGGTTCTAATGCAGGAAATGGCTGAGAGGGAGGGGGATTTGATAAAGGTGCTCCGCCCGGTCGCTCCGGGGCAGAACGTGGCCTTTGCCGGCGAGGACGTGAAGAGCGGGGAGGTGATCCTCAAGAAGGGTCAGGTGCTAAGACCTCAGGATTTGGCCCTGCTGAAGAGCGTTGGCTTCAAGAAAGTTAAGGTCAAAAGAAAACCCCGCGTGGGTATAATAATCACAGGAGACGAGCTGATAGAGGAGTTTGACGAGGAAGCTCTAAAAGCCGGTAAAATCCTTGAGAGCAACTCGATCATGCTTAGGGGTCTCGTTAAGCGCTACTTTGGTGAGCCGGTCTTCTATGGAATTCTTCCCGATGACGAGGACTTGATAAAAGAAGTCGTGGATCGTGCAAAGAGAGAGAGCGACCTGGTTCTCGTTACGGGTGGTTCGGCCTTCGGCGACAGGGACTTTGCCCACCGCTTCGTCAGTTTGCTCTTCCACGGCACGACGATAAAGCCGGGCCGGCCAATAGGCTACGGGGAGAGGGCCTTCATAATGAGCGGCTATCCCGCTGCAGTTTTTGCCCAGTTTCACCTGTATGTCAAGCACGCCCTAGCGAAGCTCGTCGGTGCCAGGAACTATGAAATTCGCCTCAGGGCAACGCTCACCGATAGGGTGTCCAGCCAGCTCGGAAGATACGAGTTCGTGAAGGTCTGGTACGAGAACGGGAGGGCAAAACCAATTAAAAAGCGGGGTAGCGGGCTCATAAGCTCGCTGGTGCAGAGCAACGGATACGTGGTGATTCCGGAGAACAGTGAAGGATACCTAGAGGGGGAAGAGGTTGAGGTTATCCTGTACTGA
- a CDS encoding ATP-binding protein, giving the protein MITQKFVDREEELKTLRKAFTRGALILVYGRRRVGKTRLLIEASKGFRTLYHLCKEEEVNETLKTLNAKLFSLTGDDSLLRHPVRSFEEFFERLPEDVVVIFDEFQVLAKNHPRILGVLQEHLDFRGRGSVVLCGSSVSMMERLVSYGSPIYGRRTLSLKVEPLKFRHIGEFFPNYCLEDLVKVYGMVDGIPEYLLRLDPSLSPEENAREEFFGRGFLYDEAEYLLRYELRDLSTYNTILEAISYGHRSFNELRNITGLDGSKLTRYLSILINLGIVGREAPVTEKPKKRARNSRYFIRDNYFAFYYTFVYPFKEEIEIGLPDEALGHFERNFNRYLGWVFEKIAKEFLIGMNRAEKLPFRFTKIGRWWRKGEEIDLVALNEREKRALFVEVKWKDLSEREARGILEDLKRKAELVSLEGWEKSYGLIAKRIGEKEKLRAGSYLIWDLEDFSTGS; this is encoded by the coding sequence ATGATTACACAAAAGTTCGTTGATAGGGAAGAGGAGCTGAAGACACTGAGGAAGGCATTCACGCGAGGTGCGCTAATCTTGGTCTACGGCAGGCGAAGGGTCGGGAAGACAAGGCTCCTCATAGAGGCTTCCAAAGGGTTTAGAACGCTCTACCACCTCTGCAAGGAGGAGGAAGTGAACGAGACCCTGAAAACCCTCAACGCGAAGCTCTTCTCGCTCACGGGCGATGATTCGCTGTTAAGGCATCCAGTACGCTCGTTTGAGGAGTTCTTTGAGAGACTGCCAGAGGACGTTGTGGTTATCTTCGACGAGTTTCAGGTTCTGGCCAAAAACCACCCCAGAATCCTCGGCGTCCTTCAGGAGCATCTGGACTTCAGGGGGAGGGGGAGTGTAGTCCTCTGCGGTTCGAGCGTCTCGATGATGGAGAGGCTCGTTTCCTACGGCAGTCCAATCTACGGGAGAAGAACCCTCTCGCTTAAGGTTGAACCGCTGAAGTTCCGCCACATCGGCGAGTTCTTTCCGAACTACTGCCTTGAAGACCTCGTCAAGGTCTACGGCATGGTTGATGGGATTCCAGAGTACCTGCTCCGCCTCGACCCGTCACTCTCGCCCGAGGAGAACGCGCGGGAGGAGTTCTTCGGGAGGGGCTTCCTCTACGATGAAGCGGAATACCTGCTCCGATACGAGCTCCGAGACCTCAGCACATACAACACGATTCTCGAGGCGATAAGCTACGGCCACCGCTCGTTCAACGAGCTTAGGAACATTACAGGACTCGACGGGTCAAAGCTGACGCGCTACCTCAGCATACTCATAAACCTCGGCATCGTTGGCAGGGAAGCTCCCGTTACGGAAAAGCCGAAGAAACGGGCAAGGAACTCGCGGTATTTCATACGGGACAACTACTTCGCCTTCTACTACACGTTCGTTTACCCGTTCAAGGAGGAGATAGAGATTGGGCTTCCCGATGAGGCTCTTGGGCACTTTGAGAGGAACTTCAACCGCTACCTCGGCTGGGTTTTTGAGAAGATTGCTAAGGAATTTTTAATCGGGATGAACAGGGCTGAAAAACTGCCGTTCCGCTTTACAAAAATTGGCAGGTGGTGGCGGAAGGGTGAGGAGATTGATTTGGTCGCTTTGAACGAGCGGGAAAAACGAGCGCTCTTCGTTGAGGTTAAGTGGAAGGATTTGAGCGAGAGGGAGGCAAGAGGTATCTTGGAGGACTTGAAGAGAAAGGCCGAGCTTGTGAGTCTTGAGGGCTGGGAAAAGAGTTATGGATTGATTGCTAAGAGAATTGGGGAGAAAGAAAAACTGAGGGCCGGAAGTTATCTCATCTGGGACTTGGAGGACTTCTCCACTGGAAGTTGA
- a CDS encoding HD domain-containing protein — protein MLELFLELGNLKRLPRTGWLLRGIPNPEPIAAHSYRVATITLFLADELKSRGVEIDVEKALKIALLHDAGEARITDVPLPAQRYFNKVEGEVKALGEMLSITGREGEYLSLFREYEEELSVEGKLVKFADRLEMLIQAYEYEKAGFANLDEFWRTVEKLRESELYEYFRDIVEGLVERRKKLHRGLAHSHYNNPQLPVEKSSKSQMR, from the coding sequence ATGCTGGAGCTGTTCTTGGAGCTCGGAAACCTGAAGAGGCTCCCGAGAACGGGATGGCTTTTGCGGGGGATTCCCAATCCCGAGCCCATAGCGGCCCACTCCTACAGGGTTGCCACGATAACCCTTTTTCTGGCCGATGAGCTCAAATCAAGGGGCGTTGAGATCGACGTTGAGAAGGCACTCAAGATAGCACTCCTTCACGACGCTGGGGAGGCAAGGATAACGGACGTTCCCCTGCCGGCCCAGAGGTACTTCAACAAGGTCGAGGGCGAGGTCAAGGCGCTGGGGGAGATGCTGAGCATTACGGGCAGGGAGGGGGAGTACCTAAGCCTGTTCCGCGAGTACGAGGAGGAGCTGAGTGTAGAAGGAAAGCTCGTTAAGTTCGCCGACAGGCTGGAGATGCTGATTCAGGCTTATGAGTACGAGAAAGCGGGCTTTGCCAACCTCGACGAGTTCTGGAGGACGGTGGAGAAGCTCCGTGAGAGCGAGCTCTATGAATACTTTAGGGACATCGTTGAGGGGCTCGTGGAGCGGAGGAAAAAGTTGCATCGGGGGTTAGCTCACTCCCACTACAACAACCCTCAACTTCCAGTGGAGAAGTCCTCCAAGTCCCAGATGAGATAA
- the wtpC gene encoding tungstate ABC transporter ATP-binding protein WtpC, protein MLRAEGISKDWKEFHLREVTFEVKEGEHFIILGPSGAGKTVLLEIIAGIIEPDAGRVYLGGRDVTELPPEKRGLAYVPQNYALFPNMSVYDNIAFGLKVRKVPKPEIERKVREISEVLRIEHLLNRKPRTLSGGEQQRVALARALVVEPPLILLDEPFANLDVQTRAKLLTEMKRWKRELGFTALHVTHSFEEAISLGDRVGVMLDGKLVQVGKVRDVFSRPVSEEVARFLGFENIIEGIAEGRRLKVNGIEIELPVEANGKVRVGLRPEDIIISTEPIKSSARNEFKALVESIEELGPLVRVHLSLGDITLTAFITRSSMLELGVEKGKEVYVSFKASALHVF, encoded by the coding sequence ATGCTCAGGGCTGAGGGAATCTCCAAGGACTGGAAGGAGTTCCACCTCAGGGAGGTAACCTTTGAGGTCAAAGAGGGAGAGCACTTCATAATCCTTGGCCCGAGCGGTGCTGGAAAGACCGTCCTCCTCGAGATAATCGCTGGAATAATAGAGCCCGACGCGGGCAGGGTTTATCTCGGCGGGAGGGACGTTACAGAACTGCCCCCGGAGAAGCGCGGTTTGGCTTACGTCCCTCAGAACTACGCCCTCTTCCCGAACATGAGCGTCTACGACAACATAGCCTTCGGCCTTAAAGTCAGGAAAGTTCCAAAGCCCGAAATAGAGCGCAAAGTGCGGGAAATCTCCGAGGTCCTCAGGATAGAACACCTCCTCAACAGGAAGCCGAGGACGCTGAGCGGTGGGGAGCAACAGAGGGTTGCACTCGCGAGGGCGCTCGTCGTCGAGCCACCCTTAATCCTCCTCGACGAGCCCTTCGCGAACCTCGACGTCCAGACGAGGGCGAAGCTGTTAACCGAGATGAAGCGCTGGAAGCGAGAGCTGGGCTTTACAGCTCTGCACGTAACGCATTCCTTTGAGGAAGCAATAAGCCTCGGTGACCGCGTTGGAGTGATGCTCGATGGAAAGCTCGTTCAGGTGGGTAAGGTCAGGGACGTCTTCTCAAGGCCGGTGAGTGAGGAGGTGGCGAGATTCCTCGGCTTCGAGAACATAATAGAGGGAATCGCGGAGGGAAGGAGGCTGAAGGTAAACGGTATTGAGATTGAACTTCCCGTCGAAGCTAATGGGAAGGTCAGGGTCGGCTTAAGACCAGAGGACATAATAATCTCGACCGAGCCGATAAAGAGCTCCGCCAGAAACGAGTTTAAAGCCCTCGTTGAGTCAATCGAGGAGCTCGGCCCACTCGTGAGGGTTCACCTCTCCCTCGGCGATATAACCCTTACGGCCTTCATAACCCGCTCATCGATGCTCGAACTCGGGGTGGAGAAGGGAAAAGAAGTCTACGTCAGCTTCAAGGCGAGCGCGCTTCACGTTTTTTGA
- a CDS encoding DUF1699 family protein gives MRVEVKARNNAELIRKLREKLGPEVTEVYINLRPTKEIVVRILENAPNVRKISCPPSLYPKVSKKIIHALSQIGVQLVPEGYPRGRPRKYDEKTVQKILTMLSAGKGPKEISSSLGIPLRTVYYLIERAREVEEWPSDLKQ, from the coding sequence ATGAGGGTTGAGGTAAAGGCCCGAAACAACGCCGAGCTCATACGGAAGCTCCGGGAGAAGCTCGGGCCGGAGGTGACGGAGGTCTACATAAACCTCCGCCCCACAAAGGAGATAGTTGTTAGAATCCTTGAAAACGCCCCCAACGTCCGCAAGATAAGCTGTCCGCCCAGCCTCTACCCGAAGGTTTCAAAGAAGATAATCCACGCCCTCTCCCAGATCGGCGTTCAGCTGGTTCCCGAGGGCTACCCTAGGGGGAGACCGAGAAAATACGACGAAAAAACTGTTCAAAAGATACTCACAATGCTCTCCGCAGGAAAGGGGCCGAAGGAAATAAGCTCCTCGCTCGGAATCCCCCTCAGAACGGTTTACTATCTCATTGAGCGGGCCAGAGAGGTGGAGGAATGGCCCTCAGACTTAAAGCAATGA